The segment GAGAAGATGACCGGAGGTGTCAAATACGCCGGAAACCAGTCATACCTCCGATAGCAGGTCATAAGGATGTTCATTGAACAGTTTAACAAATTTAATGGGAAAATATAGACAAAAGAAAAAGCCAAtgattaaatgtgtacaaatcaaaaaataaattaccttttttaagtcattatccctttaaaACTTTAAAAGTGgtataattatattttatatgggttaatgtcataaaagACAACCAATAATCCATAATTTTATCTTTATGTCACTTATCTTTTAATCGTGACATTCAATatgaaaaaatttatttatgtaCATCAATCTAACATTGATATTACATCTACTATAACACCCACTGTCGTAGAATTACCCGATTGTAATGCATTTCAATGATCTAATGAGAACCAAAACAACcctacatatacaatttaaaatcCGATTGATCGATCAATCAAAcaattttctttgatttttccCATTTGTCCAAATTATGTACATCTATCTACAAACAGTAACAAACACCCCTATTTATGCCACTCTTTACAACAAACCGAAACCACAACCACCTCTTTAAATACAACTTACAACATCGCCAGAGAAAACAAACAAACCACAAcccccaaaaaaaaaattcatcaaaACAGAAACAGAAACAGAAAACAAATCTAACCCAACTAACAATACATTTTTCACAAGCCGAAGCCAACCACATGGAGACAATTTTCAATTTTTGTCTCATTGACATCAGTCAGACAGTCTCACATCACAATGGAACAGTCTGTCATGTCTTGTCCTGCTACAACTGTACTCCATTATAACGTGGAGAAGCAAGAACCGAATTCACAGAACCCGATTTCTTCAAAAAAGGATGCTGCAGTAGTTGGGCGGCAGTAGGGCGGTCATTCGGGTTGACTTTCAGACATTCAAGTATAAAATCTTGTGCCTCACGAGACAATGTGTTAGGAATTGGCGGAGGCTCTCCACGCCCAATTCTAAAAAGTGCTTGCATCTAACGAATCAAAACATATTAATACTATAACTTATatttacatgaaaataataagtGAAATGTCAAACTTACCCCTTCCAAGTGAGAGTATGGAATTTTACGTGTTAACATCTCCAACACAGTGCATCCAAGGCTCCATATATCAGCTGCAAGTCCATACCCATTATTTGATCTACTGTTATTAACAACCTGTGGATACGAAATATATAATAAGTCATTTATTCAAAACATTCAATTAAGAGAATTGAAGAAAAACTAACCTCAGGTGCCATCCAATATGGAGTCCCTTTGCAAGATTTTATATCATTCAAAGTGGTTGCctgtatataaatattatatatatacagTGAATATGAGTTCTCATAATCTAATGTAGAAAAGAAAATGATAAGTAGTGTGTTTCACTCACTTTTGCTAATCCAAAATCTGCTAGCTTCACAGATCCATTTGCATCAACTAATATATTAGCACACTTGATATCCCTACAAGGTGAAATACAAGAGTTAAATTTGATACATGATATGATGGAGTTTAAGATGAAAGAAAGTATATACCTATGAACAACCTTTCGTTCATGGAGGTAATTTAAACCACTCAAAATCTGTCTGGTGTATGCTGAAACTTGGGAATCACGAAGTTCatatttttgataaagttttgcTAGTGAACCTTTGGTTACAAGCTCAAGAAAGATATATAGTTTCCCATCATCCTGAAAATCATTACCATGTATCGATttgatgaaaaaaataaaatataatttttgggGTTTTAAGTTTTATTATGACATGAAATGCATACCGTATCTGTACCAAGATATCGGACTATGTTTTCGTGATGGAACTGACTTAATAAAGATATCTCCTGAAAAAGTAGAAGGAAGAGAAAGAGGGGTTATTGTTTAGTGTGCAGAAACTTAGGGTTTGATGTTAAGAGAATTTATGAATCACCTGTTCAAGTTGAAAAATGCTCTGTTTTCCCTGGCTACCTTGATCAAGTAAAGAAACCTCCTTCACAGCGAAAAAGTTCCCAGCCCTGTAAACAGAAGCAAAGCTCAATTAACTCCATTTATGGGTAAGATATCAGAGGCTTTATATGATGATAGCCACTGAACTTACTCGTTAAAGCCTTCGTAAACAGTGCCAAATGAACCACTTCCAAGAAAATCTCCCTTCTGCCAGTTTTTAAAACTGCCAAATGATCCATTGGACGAAAGGGAATATTCAAGTTCAGCAGGTGCACTAGAGTAGCCCTCGTTTTCATCATCCAGTGTATTTGAACCAGTTGTATCGATTCTTGATGTTGTCGTCCTGTTTGCATCAACGTTGGTAATGGCCCTATCTGGTTCATCTGATCCTGAGTCTTCGTTATCTCCAGGAGCAAAACTTCGAATCAAATCCCAATTCGAATCCATAGTATCCACAATCGCTCGTGACATAGGAGGTGGAGGAGCAAGTAATGGTGGCCGTGGACCTTTGATTCCATTTTCGAAGACTGGATGTCGTCTCTCACGCGTTTTATCCGtgtcaccatcaccaccatcttcCAAAACCCTAGCCCTTTGAGATTTTAATAAATCAACACCATTGCTTGTTTCCGAGCAATCATTTCCAAGCCTGTTTTCATCAATCCCACATAAGCGGACGTCATCACGAATCGCAATTCCATTTGTCGCCAAAACCCTAGCTTCACCAACCTCAGCCGACCTCGAACACTCGCCGTCGGACTTAACATCGTCGTCATCTGTAAAGCTAACTTTACTTTCAAAACTCACGGAGAAATCACTCTCCGGCGATTCCCTAGTCGAACCCAGAGGAGAATGACGAAGCCTAGAGCTATGGGGTAAGCTACCTCCCGTAGGAGAATAAGATTTATGCGCTTCCCAAGCAGCCGTCGGAATCGCGAAATCCTCTGGCGAAAGCCCTAAAGTGCTGAAGATCAAGTCCAATTCGCCGTCGGTTCCTCCAATTCGAAAACTCGTTCTATCGGATAGCGATGAAATATCAAGTGATCGAGTTCGGTGAGTCGATTGAGTGTCGAATGATGATGAAGATGTAGACGCGTCGTAATCGATGTTCTTGATTGCGTTTCTTCGATCGAGCCTCGGCCCTGTCCGCTTCGGTCTAGAGTACAAGTTCATTCTCCTTTTGATTCTCTCTCTAGATCTTGAATCCAACATGGGTTTCTCTCTGTGTATGCATCGGTGTACGTATACGCCTTCGCTTTGAACGATGGAGCAGCCCAGCGAAGAAGAAGATTTGGTGTCTGCGTGAAATCGGATGAATCTACGCGTATGCGGGTTTTGTTGACATAGTTTTACCACCGTATTAACGTACTACACGACATATATATTTTATTTGGGGGTATTTGGATTACTTTTCGCATCAAATTTTTTTTacagaaagttttttttttttttaagttattttaagaaaaataaaagctcaaaattatttttaaaaaatatttagatTATATttcttaatttttgaattttgaatgttttttactttttaaaCGGTCAAAAGTCACAAAAAATTATAATTTCATgaattttgaaaaactttttttttcctttttggcAAAAAGttcttttgaaaagttttttttttaattctcagatatcttttgaattttttaattttttgaaataactaaaagttaaaaagttattttaaaagcaaTCTCAAATAtcctttttgttttgttttgtttaaatttttattattgtattttggTTAAACTGAATAAACAAtttaattgatatatatatatatatatatatatatatatatatatatatatatatattaacaatttatatttaaaattgaTATATTAGTTGCTAAAAAAATTTCATAACTCATTCTTTAATTATTAACCATTATAAATTTGTAATtgtttatatattgtattaaaAAGCAACAGCTTATTAGCCAAATATCAATTAATCTTCGGTTATTTCTTTTCTCTTTATATACAACTAAAACTATACTAATTCCCCTCTACAACTTGTATGGATATATCGACATTTCAAGCAGTGACGGACGTAGAAAGTTCGAGTAGTGGTGACacccaaaaaaaattaaaacaaatctaaCTCAGTACTCACACTTATATTTCAAGACGTTGCTCCTaatagaaaaacaattttttaacACTAATTGTCGGAATTGAAGTAGTGGCTCAGGACCTCCCTGGCTCCACTAATGCCCACCACGGATTTAAAGACAACACattgtaacacccgattcaagGTACTTTTCATTTTTTATCATTGGTATGTATAATTGGTTTTCAAATTTGGTCCTTAGGGGGCATTTTTTCCATTTTCAGAAAATCgggggtacgttgggcatacacacccaggggacaaaccctaatttttagggcttgAAGCCTATTTAAAAAACATTATGACCCATTATCCCTTTATTTCTCAACCTCCACTAGCCTTTGAGcctcatttcgaaaccctagccctTCTAGAGAAGATTTAACCCTCTTTGTGTGTGTTTTAGTGTGTGTTGGTGAGCTTTGGGGAAGAAGAGTgttgaagaaggagctttgatcAAAGGAGAGCTTTTAGATCTAGATTTTACTCATCATTTCCAATttcattgaggtataaagcttggaacttgctCATTGTATGCTTAGATATAGTATTATGAAGTTTTGGTTACTTTTGGTCGcatgaatgagatctagtgggaGTTCTTCCACTCCAAAAGTTAGGAGTTACTTCTCTTGATGTTTCTTAGGTCGCTAtttcataaagttagcatcttgaTGGTTGTGGATCAACCATGCATGTGTTTGTGTTCATTtggtgaaagtagaatgctaaatcTTAGGTTTGAGTTCTTTTaaaccatgcaaaggctccaagtTAATAACTTTGTGAATTAAGACGTCCCATAaggcttggatctgaagtttggacgtTTGGTTGCTAGCATTAAGTGTTAAAAGGGAAAAGTGTTTAATAGGCGCGTATACGCGTTCgagtgtcacaactagcattttagctaggaaattctattcttgtGTAATCATTCAACTATTGTAAAACCTATACTCTAAGTAGATATCACTCAATGCTCATTTAAATTCACCTTTTTATGTTCAACAAAGAATCtaaaaac is part of the Lactuca sativa cultivar Salinas chromosome 7, Lsat_Salinas_v11, whole genome shotgun sequence genome and harbors:
- the LOC111887779 gene encoding mitogen-activated protein kinase kinase kinase 1 — protein: MLDSRSRERIKRRMNLYSRPKRTGPRLDRRNAIKNIDYDASTSSSSFDTQSTHRTRSLDISSLSDRTSFRIGGTDGELDLIFSTLGLSPEDFAIPTAAWEAHKSYSPTGGSLPHSSRLRHSPLGSTRESPESDFSVSFESKVSFTDDDDVKSDGECSRSAEVGEARVLATNGIAIRDDVRLCGIDENRLGNDCSETSNGVDLLKSQRARVLEDGGDGDTDKTRERRHPVFENGIKGPRPPLLAPPPPMSRAIVDTMDSNWDLIRSFAPGDNEDSGSDEPDRAITNVDANRTTTSRIDTTGSNTLDDENEGYSSAPAELEYSLSSNGSFGSFKNWQKGDFLGSGSFGTVYEGFNEAGNFFAVKEVSLLDQGSQGKQSIFQLEQEISLLSQFHHENIVRYLGTDTDDGKLYIFLELVTKGSLAKLYQKYELRDSQVSAYTRQILSGLNYLHERKVVHRDIKCANILVDANGSVKLADFGLAKATTLNDIKSCKGTPYWMAPEVVNNSRSNNGYGLAADIWSLGCTVLEMLTRKIPYSHLEGMQALFRIGRGEPPPIPNTLSREAQDFILECLKVNPNDRPTAAQLLQHPFLKKSGSVNSVLASPRYNGVQL